Proteins from one Mycobacterium sp. HUMS_12744610 genomic window:
- a CDS encoding AMP-binding protein codes for MPVLGTPFPVLLRKRAALQPDDVAYTFVDYERDWAGVAESVTWPQLYRRVRNVARELRLCASPGDRAVISAPQGLDYIVAFLGALEAGVIAVPLSVPLGGVADERVDSVLRDASAIAVLTTSAVVGDVARHVTNRPGEKAPSLIEVDLLDLDAPARFDTGESSYQSMAYLQYTSGSTRRPAGVMVSYANLQVNYKLTMAGFFSQNGGIEPPDHTIVSWTPFYHDLGLIMGVCTPVLAGCRAVLTSPAAFLERPARWMQLLSSYPSASTGAPNFAFDLATRKTTDDDMAGRDLGNVAVIISGAERVRPETLQRFTQRFARFNLRDTVLRPTYGLAEATLYVATSTEGEPPKIVDFEPEKLAAGQAQRCASGTGTALVGYPALQGPTVRIVDPETHTECPDGTTGEIWVHGGNVSAGYWNKPDETVRTFGAVLVEPSAGTPEGPWLRTGDLGFVCDGALFIVGRIKDLLIIYGRNHAPDDIEATIQEITRGRVAAIAVPDDGMEQLVVVAEVKKRSDSDEDATHEFARVKREVVAAVSTSHNLRVVDLVMVAPGSIPITTSGKIRRSACVELYRRNEFVRVNSD; via the coding sequence ATGCCCGTGCTTGGGACCCCTTTTCCGGTTTTGCTACGTAAACGTGCCGCTCTGCAGCCCGACGACGTGGCATATACGTTTGTCGACTACGAGCGGGACTGGGCCGGCGTCGCCGAAAGTGTGACCTGGCCGCAGCTGTATCGGCGGGTGCGAAACGTCGCGCGCGAACTCAGGCTTTGTGCCTCACCCGGGGACCGTGCCGTGATATCGGCGCCCCAGGGGCTCGACTACATCGTGGCCTTCCTGGGTGCTTTGGAGGCCGGGGTCATCGCGGTTCCGCTTTCGGTGCCGCTGGGCGGGGTCGCCGATGAGCGGGTGGATTCGGTGCTGCGCGATGCGTCGGCGATCGCCGTGCTCACCACATCCGCCGTCGTCGGCGACGTCGCCCGGCATGTCACAAACCGGCCCGGGGAAAAGGCGCCCTCGCTCATCGAGGTCGATTTGCTCGACCTGGACGCACCGGCCCGATTCGATACCGGGGAAAGCAGCTACCAAAGCATGGCGTATTTGCAATACACGTCCGGGTCGACCCGCCGGCCGGCGGGCGTAATGGTTTCCTATGCGAACCTTCAGGTCAATTACAAGCTGACGATGGCCGGCTTTTTTTCGCAAAACGGAGGCATCGAACCGCCCGACCACACGATTGTGTCGTGGACGCCCTTCTATCACGACCTGGGTTTGATCATGGGTGTTTGCACACCGGTGCTCGCGGGGTGCCGTGCGGTGCTCACCAGCCCCGCGGCTTTTCTGGAACGCCCGGCCCGGTGGATGCAGCTGCTGTCGTCCTATCCCAGCGCATCGACGGGGGCGCCCAACTTCGCTTTCGACCTGGCGACCCGTAAGACGACGGACGACGACATGGCCGGGCGTGACCTGGGCAACGTGGCGGTCATCATCAGTGGCGCCGAACGGGTACGCCCCGAAACGCTCCAGCGCTTCACGCAGCGGTTTGCCCGCTTCAACCTGCGCGACACCGTGTTGCGGCCCACCTACGGGCTCGCCGAAGCGACGTTGTACGTGGCGACCAGCACGGAGGGTGAACCCCCGAAGATCGTCGACTTCGAGCCCGAGAAGCTTGCCGCCGGCCAGGCGCAACGGTGCGCGAGCGGGACCGGGACGGCGCTGGTCGGTTACCCCGCGCTGCAAGGGCCCACCGTGCGGATCGTCGATCCCGAGACCCACACCGAGTGTCCGGACGGCACGACCGGCGAGATCTGGGTGCACGGGGGCAACGTCAGCGCGGGCTACTGGAACAAGCCCGACGAAACTGTGCGCACCTTCGGCGCCGTGCTGGTCGAGCCGTCGGCCGGCACACCCGAGGGGCCTTGGCTGAGGACCGGGGACCTGGGCTTCGTCTGCGATGGAGCGCTGTTCATCGTCGGGCGCATCAAGGACCTGCTGATCATCTACGGGCGTAACCACGCTCCCGACGACATCGAGGCGACGATCCAGGAGATCACCCGGGGCCGGGTGGCGGCGATCGCCGTTCCGGATGACGGCATGGAGCAGCTCGTCGTCGTCGCGGAGGTCAAGAAGCGCAGCGATTCCGACGAGGATGCGACGCACGAGTTCGCCCGCGTCAAGCGCGAGGTCGTCGCGGCGGTCTCGACCTCACACAACCTGCGGGTCGTGGATCTGGTCATGGTGGCACCCGGTTCGATTCCGATCACCACCAGCGGCAAGATCAGACGGTCGGCGTGCGTGGAGCTATACCGGCGGAACGA